One Sporosarcina sp. FSL W8-0480 genomic window, TCCATTAATCCATATTACTTGGGACTGAAGATTTTCGAGGATATTGAACGCCGATACGATAATCCTACCAAAGAAATGATGGAGTTTGGGGTGACTCCAAATTCTGGTAGGGAAAAAATGTTTGAAGTTAGGGAAATGGATTCCGATATTTCATTCATAAGGAACTACTTGACAAAGGATATCGTTCAACAGGAAGACATGTATGTATTCGAGAAAAAAGGAAGTTATTATAAAATATCAGATAAAGAGTATCGAAATGTGCAAGATCGGTTGATCGCCCAGCGGGTCAATTGTGGATTTCCTTACATCCTCGTCCATGATGGAGACTACGTTCGAAATGGTGAGCTGTATCTGGTGCATAAGTTTGAAGGAACGGAATTAGATGTCCCCTATTTGGAGAATGTCCTTCCTTATGTTCATCAATTATGGGGCCGTATCGTCCACTTGGAGACGTATATCGATTCTAAACAAATCGTGTTCTCATATGATGGGAAAAAGGTTCATAGAAGATATGCATAAGGGGAATATGGCCGTCGCATTGGATATGTTGTCCATGCGGCGGATTTTTAGTGTGGAGCTTGTAGGTCGAAAGTAATGAAATGACAATATATCGTGGGAAATGATCGATAAGTGCCGGGAAATAATCGATATCCTATCCATATTGATCGATATAAAGCGGGAAATAATCGATAAAACTTAGGAAATGATCGATAACTTTATGTGAAGGTCATTCATGAAGAATAATTATGTAATTCTATTATTCTGCAATCTAAGGTAAACTTAATAGAAATGGGGCAAAAGGAGCTTGAAAATGGATATACCACATGTATTTCAGGAGAAAATAATAAACTGCTTCGGTATCCCAGGTGAAACATGGTTGCACGCTTTGGGAGCAAAAACAAAAGAAATAGCGAAGAAGTGGGGCCTGATACTTGAGAGCCCAGTAAATAATCTTTCCTATAACTATGTCATCAATGTCAAAGACAAAAATAATAACGAATACATACTCAAAATGGGTTTGCCGGGTTTTGATTTTCAGAATGAAGTAAGGACGGTTCAACATTACGACGGTAATGGATGTGCAAAAGTGATTCAATCGGATCTGGAAATCGGTGCGATGCTACTTGAAAAGTTGCAACCTGGTAAGATGCTTTCTGCAATTGAGGACGAAGAAGTTGTTATCAAGACGTTCTGCGAAGTCTGGAAATCTATCCGCCGGCCACTCCCAGAGACAGGCGAATATCCGACGATAACGAACTGGGCATCAGCATTTTCGAATTACCGTAAAATGTTCCCGACAAATGATGGACCAATTCCAACAGAACGTGTAAATATGGCTGAAACGTATATAGAAGAAATCATGCAATCTTCAACCAAAATTCAACTATTGCATGGCGACCTGCACCATGAAAATATTCTATATTCCACTGAACGAGGCTGGTTGGCAATTGACCCGAAAGGTGTGGGAGGCGATTCACACTTTGACCTTGTTTCATTCATGATCAATCATCTATTTACTAAACCCAATCCAAAAGAGCTGTTAAGGCTTCGGGTCGAAACAATCTCGGAACAATTGGATTTGAACCGTGAAAGACTGTTAGAAGCGGCAATTGGAATGTCGACGTTATATGCATGTTGGGGTGTTGAGGATAAAGATCCCGATTGGAAGGGTACTTACCAATGTGTATTATGGTTTGATGAATTCTTACGTGCGTAAATCAAGTTAAACCTTACCCGCTATCACTTTTCACGACATCGATATAGGGGTATTGATTAATGTACTGAAACTTAACCACATACTAACCGTATTATAGACAGAAATAAAAACGGGAAGGTGATCCGAATGGAAAAGCAATGGATGTCAAATGAAGAGTTTGACCGAATCTTTGACGAGAAATCATCCGAAATCAACGAACAATTAGAAAGTGAAATTCTGATTGCGATGATTGGTGATGTCAATGCGGGTAAATCATCTACCATCAATCGACTAATGGGGGCTGAAGTTGCCGAGGTTGGTGCAAAGCCCGGTGAAACAATCGAAATCAGGAAATTCGTTTTTAAGGAAAAAATCATTTTCGTCGATACACCTGGATTGGACGATATTTATAGTGAGCATTCCGCCGAAACAATGAAGTTTTATAAACAGGCAGACCTAATTTTATTCTTTCTGAATGCAGCGGGAACTGTATTATCAGAAACGGAACTTAAATCACTAAAGAAAATTGCTAAAGTGAATAATGATATAATCCTTGTGTTGAATAAAATAGACGCAGCGGATGATATCGCAGGTTTGGTAAAATATGTCGGGGACCATACGGATTATAACTATCCGATCACCCCGATATCTTCGCGTACCGGAGAGAATATCGGCTTGCTTCAAAAAGAAGTGCTTGAATTACTTGAGACGAAAAAAAAAGACATTTTAATGGCAACTAATATGGCCGATAAATCAGCGATTGCAAATCGTTGGATATTGGGAGCTGGGGCTTCTGCCGCGGCCATCGGGGCAGTGCCGATACCCGGCTCGGATTTTGTCCCTCTTACTGCTTTACAGGTAAGCTTGATGTTGAAGCTGTCGACCCTATATGGCAAAAAAATAACGAAGGACAAGGCGAAGGAACTGATTATCGCCACAATCGTTGGCAATATCGGAAAAACAATCTTTAGGCAAATTATAAAAGTAGTTCCAGGAGCCGGAATGGTTGCAGGAGCGAGCGTAGCTGGTGGAATGACAATCGCGCTTGGACATGCCGTGAAATACGCATACGAAAACGGTATCGACTTAACACCAAAATCATTAAAACCGATCTACCAAATGTATCTCAAAAAAGCCTCCAAAAATAAGGAATAACGAAAGAAAGGATTGATTCCAATCAGGATAGGTCTAATCGGAAAAGGAAATTTAGGCTTGTTTCTTTTACGAAAACTAAATCAAGATAAAATCTTATCAAACTGTAAGATTGTCTCTATTTTCGATGGAAGAGAAAAAGCGAGAGACGAACTTTCCATACTTGCAGAAAAGTACGGTTGTGACTCGTTTCAGGATATTCAATCATTCTTAGAATCGGATATCGATATCGTAGTCGAATGCGCTACTATTGAAACGGCTACGTTATACGCTTCAGAAATCATTAAAAAGAAAAATCTGATGCTAATCAGCATAGGAGCATTAGCAGATTCTCCTTTTGCCGATACTTTAAAAGAGAACGCGAAAAAATACGGAAAACGGGTTTACTTACCATCAGGTGCAATTGGTGGATTGGATGCACTGAAGGCGGCAAGATTGGCTGGTGGATTGGAGTCTGTAACGCTGACAACAAGAAAGCCTGCAAATTCACTCTCCGATGCAATTATTACAAAGGAAGAAATCTTATTCGAAGGAACAGCCCAAGAAGCTATAAAACTCTTCCCGAAGAATGCAAACGTTGCAATTGTCTTATCTTTAGCTGGACAAGGGGTGGACAAGACAGCTGTCCGGATCATAGCAGATCCAGCAGTTATTCAAAATACTCATCAGATTGAAGTAGTTGGTGCTTTCGGAGAGTTCGTCATGACGATTAAAAATAACCCATCTCCAGATAATCCGAAAACAAGTCATATTACAGGTTCAAGCATTTTAGCTGCGCTTGCTAATTTGGAAAGTGAAATCGTAATTGGAACATAAACGCAAATGGGGGAACGAGATGAGTCAGATAAATGAACAAGTTACAGATGATCACGTAGTCAAATCACTTGAAAAGAATCTCGCAATTATTCGATTTGACCTAAATCATAGAATCGCGTTTGTGAATGATATATTCGCGAATGCAATGGGGTATACGAAAGAAGAAATGATCGGAATCTCTCATAAGGATTTATGTTTCGATGATTACGCAACAAGTAGGGAATACGAATTGTTTTGGAATGAATTGAAGCGTGGCAGTAGCAAACAAGAGAAGGTGGTACGGAAGGACAAGAACGGTAATAAAGTCTGGCTTGAAGCAACGTATATGCCTGTTTTCAGTTCGAATGGGAATAGAGTGATCGGCATTTCAAAAGTCGCTTCAAATATTACTTTTAGGCAGGCCTCCATCACATCGGTCGTTGAAGAGCTCAGTCATATGGCAGAAGGGTTGACTGAACGAGCGGATATTGGCATTGTACGTAGTAAGGAATTGTTGGCCCTCATCGAAGACATTGCTGATATATCCCGTACCAATACAAATACCTTAGGCAATTTAGAAACCCATGTTGAAAGCATTCAGTATATCGTAAAGACGATTCGAGAAATTGCAGCTCAAACGAATTTACTCGCTTTAAATGCAGCAATTGAAGCGGCAAGGGCGGGCGAGCATGGGCGTGGATTCGATGTCGTTGCAAAAGAAGTAAGGAAATTGTCCGCGAGAGTGGAAAAATCCATTGTGGAAGTACGAGAAGGGGTAGAAGCAATTACAGCTGAAATCCAAAACATCTCCAAAGGGACGACTTTGGCTGAGGAAAATGTGGACCGCTGTCAGCAAAGAATCGAAGTGGCAATGGAAGACTTCCTCAAAATTGCATCATCAGCATCTGAACTTGATAAACAGTCGAAAATTGTATCGAGTGTAGTTTGAGTTTAAACGTTAACAAGAAGGTGAAGGAATTGTTCAACAGAACAGAAATCCTTCACCTTCTTATTCAATTAAAGATCGGATGCACTAAACGTGTCTCCTTCTTCAAGGTTTCCTGCTTCGAATCCACGATAAAACCATTTCTTCCTCTGTTCAGAAGTACCATGTGTGAAACTTTCCGGAACAACATATCCACGGGCTCTCTTCTGGATTGTGTCGTCTCCGACTGCGCTGGCCGCAGTCAATGCTTCATCTAAATCGCCTTCCTCAAGGACGCCCATTCCTTGCGCGTGGTGTGCCCAGACGCCAGCGAGATAATCAGCTTGCAACTCCAAGCGAACGGAATACTTATTATACTCTTCCTCACTTACCCGTGAACGAATTTTATTCATTTCATCACTTATTCCTAACAACTTCTGTACATGATGCCCAACTTCATGGGCAATAACATACGCCATCGCAAAATCACCAGGTGCTTTGAATTGCGTTTGTAGTTCGTCATAGAAACTTAAGTCGATATATAATTTCTCATCAGATGGACAATAAAATGGACCAACCGCTGCACCAGCCATCCCGCATGCAGACTGCACACTTCCTGAATATAGAACAAGAATCGGCTCACGGTATTCCATTCCTTCTTGTTGGAATATTGCTGTCCATACGTCTTCTGTATCCGCCAATACGACAGACACAAAATCAGCCAATTCCTTATCTTGCTCTGTCTCCACGTACTCTGTATTTGACGGAGCGGTTGTTAGATTATTAAGGATATCGCCGGGGTCACCACCTCCAAAAAACATTACAAGGAGAAGAATAACGATACCTCCGATACCGCCACCAACAATCGTTTTTCCTCCCATTCCTCTTCGATCCTCTATGTTCTTACTGCCTCTTCTGCCTTTCCATTCCAAATGAATCGCCTCCTTGAACTAACTTTTCTATCCTTTACCCTGTTTGATGATTGTTTAATAAAATAAATAAGACACCGATGGCCAATCAATCCAGCCTCCGATGTCTCTTCGCTATTTGGAAAACATGATCTCCTTAGGATCGTATCCTTTGAACGTGACCTCTAACCGAATCATCTTGTAATCCTTAAAATCAAATGCCTCCGCGGTTTTCGTGATTAATTCTGTTTCATCCGCTTCTGGATCCGGTTCAAGCTTTTCGAATGCCGCCATTATTTTCTTTAGGGCCTTTTCACCATGAAGACTGATTTCATCCTTCTTGTTTGAATACTCGGCTTCAGAACGGTCTTTTTTTTCTGTAAAGCTAACATGAAGCGCCTCTTTCTGTTCTTTCGTATCAATTGTCACTGTAAATGTTTTGATGCCATATGTATCGACTACATTACCTGCTTTTTCTTTCGGTACAATGTTTTGGTCGCTACATGCAGATGCGATTAGCAATAATTGTACTAAGAAAATGAAGGAAAATATTTTTTTCATATATCCATTCATCCTTTCCAGTGCACTACCTTTAACATAACCTGCAAATCACAGTGATATACAAAGCAGCACATTTGAATAATTTGTGACGAAGTGTTGATAAAGTAAGGGGATTCCCTGAAAAAAAGTCCGAAAACGTTTATATTACAAAGGATGAAATGTTATGATAAGAATTATATAACTTCGAAATACCTCTAGGGAGAGTATATAGATGACGAAAGAAATTGAAATTCAGTACACTGAAAATACTACAATGGATAAAGAAAAGGCGGGCTCAATTATTAGAGATATTAAGTCGCTATTCAAAGGTCCTGTGTTAATTGCTAATGCACTTCCCGTATTCGTTGGCTTTTGGCTTGCCCTTCATTTTACCGGCGGAACATTACTTGCGAACAGCAAGTTGTTTTGGCTCTCGATTATTGGCAGCACGATTTTAATGGGTGGGGCTCTTGTCTTAAACAACTGGTATGACGTAGATATCGATACTGTGATGAAAAGAACACAAAAACGTCCTACAGTTACTGGAAATATATCATTAAAGACCGTTCTTGGAATCGGAATTTCCATGTCTGCGATTGGTTTGATCATGCTAATGTTTACGACGATGGAAGCAGCAATTTATGGTTTCATTGGCTGGTTTACGTATGTAATCATGTACACAATGTGGACAAAACGAAAATATACATTAAACACTGTTATTGGTAGTATTTCCGGTGCTGTAACTCCGTTGATTGGCTGGGCAGCCATTGCACCTGCATATCATATTGTTCCGGTAGTACTTTTCATCATTTTGTTCATCTGGCAGATGCCGCATACTTTCGCGATTGCAATGCGGAAGTACGATGAATATAAAGCTGCGAATGTAGCTATGTTGCCAGTGGTTCGAGGATTCAAAATGACAAAACGGCAAATGTTCGTTTATATAGCTTGTTTGTTGCCACTTCCCTTCTATTTAAGTTCACTGGGAATGGTATTTATCGTCCTTGCAACGGTATTGAATATCGGGTTCTTAGTGATTTCAATCCGTGGGTTCTTTACGAAAGATGATGATAAATGGGCGTATGTCATGTTCCTTTATTCCGTTAATTATATAGCGATTTTATTCTTATTGATGGTGGCTGTTACTATGCCTGCATTTACTTGAATGGAAAATTTTATATAATACTAAACTGCTCTGAAAGTCGAAAGATGACGAAGGAGCGGTTTTTTTATACATGTATGACAGATTATTCTATATTAACAATTGATTTAAAATATTTTGTTGTGAATAGACCTTTTTTCGTATATAATCAATTAAAGTATCAATCTATTCAGTAAATTACTAAACATATAGGGGGAATTAGATTGGGAAGGATGTCATTTAGGCGTTTACTATTAGGGGTTGCAATGGCTTGTCTATCTATTCTATTAATTGGTTGTGGTGCAGGTTCAACGAATTCAAGTGAGGGAACTGAATCAACAAATTCTGGCGGGAAGAAGAAATTGATCGTTGGTACGGACGCTACTTATGCACCAATGGAGTTTATGGATGAAAAAGGGAATATTGTCGGAATTGATATTAACATTGTGAATGCAATTGCGGAAGCGGCTGGTTTTGAAGTCGAATATAAGAACTATGGTTGGGAGCCACTATTCCCAGCGGTAGATAACGGTGAGGTTGATTTTGCAGTATCTTCTATAACAATTACAGACGAACGGAAACAGTCATTTGACTTTTCTGATCCGTATTTCATTGCGAATCAATTGATCTTAGTCCCGGAGGATTCTGATGTGGAATCATTCAGTGATTTAGCTGATAAGAGAGTTTCAGTGCAAATCAATACTACAGGGCATCTCGTAGTTGCCGATTTATTAGGAAAAACAAGTTCAAAAATCGTTGCAACCGAAACGATGCCGCTTGCAATCACTGAAATGATCAATGGAAATGCGGATGCTTCTGTCGGGGACAATGCGGTTATCATTGATTACAAGACAAATAATCCTAATGTAAAACTAAAAACGGTTGAAGATGATAGTTTTGAAAAAGAATACTACGGATTAATGGTCAAAAAAGGAAATCAGGAAATACTTGATCTCTTAAATGAGGGAATCCAAAAGATTAAGTCGAACGGAAAACTAAAAGAAATTACTGGCTTTGATGTGGAGTAAATGCTGATTAATAAGCAATAGTCATTCACATCATGGAGGTGATTATCTTGGAGTTTTTAGGTATTAGATTTGAAATGATGGAAAATATTTGGAGTTACCGCGAGCTTTTCATTCGTGGAATTTGGGTAACTCTTGGATTGACAGCTGCAGGTTATGTTGGAGGGTTTATATTAGGGTTGATCGTCGGGTTGGGCAAGTTATCAAAAAGAAAATGGATTTTCTATCCGGCGAAATACTATGTAGATTTTTTTCGAGGAACTCCTTTATTGGTGCAAATCCTGTTAATCCACACCGCTTTGATTCCAAGTCTTTTCGGACACTCCTTAGGCTATTTTGTTTCAGGGGTATTAGCACTTACGCTAAATAGTGCAGCTTATAATGCCGAAATTATTCGTGCTGGAATTCAATCCATTGATAGGGGACAGATGGAAGCTGCCCGTTCACTTGGAATGCCCCATAATACTGCTATGAAATTGGTGATCTTGCCACAAGCTTTCAGAAGAATGATTCCACCGCTTGGCAATGAATTAATAGCATTGCTAAAAGATTCTTCACTACTCATGGTTATCGCGGCAAGCGATATTCTCTATGCGGGTAAAGTCGTAGCGGGCGTCTACCAAAGATTTTGGGAGCCCTACTTAACGGTGGCTGTCCTTTATCTTATTTTGACATTCGCTTGCGGGAAGCTCATCAATTATATTGAAAAACGGTTTAGCAATAGTTACGTACCGTCCTCAAGAAGGTCGGTTTTTAGAACGAGACGCTCTTCAATGGGAGGAGGGTTACGATGATTAAAGTTAGGAACTTGCATAAATCGTTTGGGCATTTGGATGTTTTGAAAGGTATTGATTATGACATTAGAGAGAAAGAAGTCATCTGTGTCATTGGTCCAAGTGGATCAGGAAAAAGTACTTTCTTGAGATGCATCAACCTTCTTGAAGAAATAACAGACGGTGAAGTGTTCATAGATGGTGTGAAAATCAACGATCCGAAAACAGATATAAATGAAATTCGTCGTGAAGTGGGTATGGTTTTTCAGCAATTCAACTTGTTTCCACATATGCGTGTGCTCGATAATATTACTATATCTCCGATTCGAATCCGGAAAATGAAACAAAAAGACGCGGAGGAATTGGCACTCGAGTTACTTGAAAAGGTCGGGTTGGCCGATAAAGCGAATGCATATCCCGAGCAATTATCTGGGGGGCAAATGCAGCGGGTTGCTATCGCCAGAGCACTTGCGATGAAACCGAAAGTTATGTTATTTGATGAACCTACATCTGCGTTGGACCCTGAAATGGTGAAGGAAGTATTAGATGTCATGAAACAACTTGCCATGGAAGGGATGACGATGGTTGTCGTCACTCATGAAATGGGGTTTGCAAGGGAAATGGGAGATCGAGTATTATTTTTAGACCAAGGTTTATTGGTAGAAGAAGGAACCCCCGATGAAATTTTCTCAAACCCTAAAAATGAAAGAACAAAAGCGTTCTTTAGTAAAATTTTATAGTTGTAACAAAGATGCCCTCGACTGTAAATGTCGGGGGCATTTTTAATTTTCTACACATGTCTGGCATACATTGAAGTGGAACAAAAAATAGGGAGGGGGTTCCCTTTGTATTATCCATATATCCGTCAACAAGTGAAGCATTCTTCTCGTTTAATAACGGTAGTGGGAAATGGTGAAGTAATGGCCGAGCCAGACGTTGCAACGATACAATTGGAAATCAATACACAAAGTAAAGAGCTGCAAGAGGCGCAGCAAGAAAATGCCGCATTGATGAATCAAGTGCTCCAATCTTTATATCAGTTAGGAATACAAAGAGAAAATATCCAAACGGTAACATACTCCATTTTCCCACGATATGATTATGTCGATGGTGAACAGGTTTTTAGGGGATATGAAGTAACCAATGCCATTTCTGTGACACTCTCGGATATTCAACAAGTTGGAACTGTTATTGATACTGTAGTGGCGAACGGGGCGAATCGTGTTTCAAATGTACAGTTTTCCGTGAGGAATGTTGAACAGCATAAGCAAGAGGCAATCGTCAAAGCGTTACAGGATGCACAAGTGAAGGCAAGTACAATTGCTAATACATTACATTTACAAATCGATTCCCAGCCTATAAAAGTAACTGAGTTAGACGGCGGTGGAGAGCCCCCCGTTGCTTTCAAATCAGTTACTATGGCAGCCGGCGGAACTCCGATAGAAGGAGGGCAAATTAGTATTCGCTCCATTATGAGAGTGCAGTATGAATACTGATGAAAATAGTTAGATTGAATGAAAAAAACCTAATCCCGTAAACGCCGTCCAGAGTGACTGCATTTACGGGATTTTACTGCGGAAGTGTCCCCCGCGTTCAAGAAACTGCATTTGTGCTCAAGAAAATGCTTCTGCGCTCAAGAAATTGCATTTGTGCTCAAGAATATTCTATTGCGCTCAAGAAATTGCTTTTGTGCTCAAGAAAATTCTTCTGCGCTCAAGAAATTGCATTTGCGCTCAAGAAAATGCTTTCGGACTCATTTTTATTTGTTTAGCAGTAAATATACAAAGTTAAAATTAAGCAGGTTTTATCGGTGCACTTGTAGAAGTTAATTAAATAGTATATTCAAAAATAAGGGGGAGAGTAGAATGGGGTATTTCGTTGAACGGGTAAATGACTTAAACGTATTGAATATTGATCAATTGGTTCAGGAAAGCGAGAAGGAAGGTTATCGTTTTGTTACTCGATTGGT contains:
- a CDS encoding neutral zinc metallopeptidase, which encodes MEWKGRRGSKNIEDRRGMGGKTIVGGGIGGIVILLLVMFFGGGDPGDILNNLTTAPSNTEYVETEQDKELADFVSVVLADTEDVWTAIFQQEGMEYREPILVLYSGSVQSACGMAGAAVGPFYCPSDEKLYIDLSFYDELQTQFKAPGDFAMAYVIAHEVGHHVQKLLGISDEMNKIRSRVSEEEYNKYSVRLELQADYLAGVWAHHAQGMGVLEEGDLDEALTAASAVGDDTIQKRARGYVVPESFTHGTSEQRKKWFYRGFEAGNLEEGDTFSASDL
- a CDS encoding aminoglycoside phosphotransferase family protein; this encodes MDIPHVFQEKIINCFGIPGETWLHALGAKTKEIAKKWGLILESPVNNLSYNYVINVKDKNNNEYILKMGLPGFDFQNEVRTVQHYDGNGCAKVIQSDLEIGAMLLEKLQPGKMLSAIEDEEVVIKTFCEVWKSIRRPLPETGEYPTITNWASAFSNYRKMFPTNDGPIPTERVNMAETYIEEIMQSSTKIQLLHGDLHHENILYSTERGWLAIDPKGVGGDSHFDLVSFMINHLFTKPNPKELLRLRVETISEQLDLNRERLLEAAIGMSTLYACWGVEDKDPDWKGTYQCVLWFDEFLRA
- a CDS encoding methyl-accepting chemotaxis protein, with the translated sequence MSQINEQVTDDHVVKSLEKNLAIIRFDLNHRIAFVNDIFANAMGYTKEEMIGISHKDLCFDDYATSREYELFWNELKRGSSKQEKVVRKDKNGNKVWLEATYMPVFSSNGNRVIGISKVASNITFRQASITSVVEELSHMAEGLTERADIGIVRSKELLALIEDIADISRTNTNTLGNLETHVESIQYIVKTIREIAAQTNLLALNAAIEAARAGEHGRGFDVVAKEVRKLSARVEKSIVEVREGVEAITAEIQNISKGTTLAEENVDRCQQRIEVAMEDFLKIASSASELDKQSKIVSSVV
- a CDS encoding YusW family protein — protein: MKKIFSFIFLVQLLLIASACSDQNIVPKEKAGNVVDTYGIKTFTVTIDTKEQKEALHVSFTEKKDRSEAEYSNKKDEISLHGEKALKKIMAAFEKLEPDPEADETELITKTAEAFDFKDYKMIRLEVTFKGYDPKEIMFSK
- the nadX gene encoding aspartate dehydrogenase; the encoded protein is MIPIRIGLIGKGNLGLFLLRKLNQDKILSNCKIVSIFDGREKARDELSILAEKYGCDSFQDIQSFLESDIDIVVECATIETATLYASEIIKKKNLMLISIGALADSPFADTLKENAKKYGKRVYLPSGAIGGLDALKAARLAGGLESVTLTTRKPANSLSDAIITKEEILFEGTAQEAIKLFPKNANVAIVLSLAGQGVDKTAVRIIADPAVIQNTHQIEVVGAFGEFVMTIKNNPSPDNPKTSHITGSSILAALANLESEIVIGT
- a CDS encoding amino acid ABC transporter ATP-binding protein, whose translation is MIKVRNLHKSFGHLDVLKGIDYDIREKEVICVIGPSGSGKSTFLRCINLLEEITDGEVFIDGVKINDPKTDINEIRREVGMVFQQFNLFPHMRVLDNITISPIRIRKMKQKDAEELALELLEKVGLADKANAYPEQLSGGQMQRVAIARALAMKPKVMLFDEPTSALDPEMVKEVLDVMKQLAMEGMTMVVVTHEMGFAREMGDRVLFLDQGLLVEEGTPDEIFSNPKNERTKAFFSKIL
- a CDS encoding basic amino acid ABC transporter substrate-binding protein; amino-acid sequence: MSFRRLLLGVAMACLSILLIGCGAGSTNSSEGTESTNSGGKKKLIVGTDATYAPMEFMDEKGNIVGIDINIVNAIAEAAGFEVEYKNYGWEPLFPAVDNGEVDFAVSSITITDERKQSFDFSDPYFIANQLILVPEDSDVESFSDLADKRVSVQINTTGHLVVADLLGKTSSKIVATETMPLAITEMINGNADASVGDNAVIIDYKTNNPNVKLKTVEDDSFEKEYYGLMVKKGNQEILDLLNEGIQKIKSNGKLKEITGFDVE
- the cyoE gene encoding heme o synthase, which gives rise to MTKEIEIQYTENTTMDKEKAGSIIRDIKSLFKGPVLIANALPVFVGFWLALHFTGGTLLANSKLFWLSIIGSTILMGGALVLNNWYDVDIDTVMKRTQKRPTVTGNISLKTVLGIGISMSAIGLIMLMFTTMEAAIYGFIGWFTYVIMYTMWTKRKYTLNTVIGSISGAVTPLIGWAAIAPAYHIVPVVLFIILFIWQMPHTFAIAMRKYDEYKAANVAMLPVVRGFKMTKRQMFVYIACLLPLPFYLSSLGMVFIVLATVLNIGFLVISIRGFFTKDDDKWAYVMFLYSVNYIAILFLLMVAVTMPAFT
- a CDS encoding GTPase, translated to MEKQWMSNEEFDRIFDEKSSEINEQLESEILIAMIGDVNAGKSSTINRLMGAEVAEVGAKPGETIEIRKFVFKEKIIFVDTPGLDDIYSEHSAETMKFYKQADLILFFLNAAGTVLSETELKSLKKIAKVNNDIILVLNKIDAADDIAGLVKYVGDHTDYNYPITPISSRTGENIGLLQKEVLELLETKKKDILMATNMADKSAIANRWILGAGASAAAIGAVPIPGSDFVPLTALQVSLMLKLSTLYGKKITKDKAKELIIATIVGNIGKTIFRQIIKVVPGAGMVAGASVAGGMTIALGHAVKYAYENGIDLTPKSLKPIYQMYLKKASKNKE
- a CDS encoding amino acid ABC transporter permease is translated as MEFLGIRFEMMENIWSYRELFIRGIWVTLGLTAAGYVGGFILGLIVGLGKLSKRKWIFYPAKYYVDFFRGTPLLVQILLIHTALIPSLFGHSLGYFVSGVLALTLNSAAYNAEIIRAGIQSIDRGQMEAARSLGMPHNTAMKLVILPQAFRRMIPPLGNELIALLKDSSLLMVIAASDILYAGKVVAGVYQRFWEPYLTVAVLYLILTFACGKLINYIEKRFSNSYVPSSRRSVFRTRRSSMGGGLR
- a CDS encoding SIMPL domain-containing protein (The SIMPL domain is named for its presence in mouse protein SIMPL (signalling molecule that associates with mouse pelle-like kinase). Bacterial member BP26, from Brucella, was shown to assemble into a channel-like structure, while YggE from E. coli has been associated with resistance to oxidative stress.), giving the protein MYYPYIRQQVKHSSRLITVVGNGEVMAEPDVATIQLEINTQSKELQEAQQENAALMNQVLQSLYQLGIQRENIQTVTYSIFPRYDYVDGEQVFRGYEVTNAISVTLSDIQQVGTVIDTVVANGANRVSNVQFSVRNVEQHKQEAIVKALQDAQVKASTIANTLHLQIDSQPIKVTELDGGGEPPVAFKSVTMAAGGTPIEGGQISIRSIMRVQYEY